In one Vanessa tameamea isolate UH-Manoa-2023 chromosome 12, ilVanTame1 primary haplotype, whole genome shotgun sequence genomic region, the following are encoded:
- the LOC113402424 gene encoding zinc finger protein Xfin-like, giving the protein MASLTQMDPESSSSALYRSPKPTTIDLVGGIYCHICHITYANKKEYDSHYIKHETGSKDIVYTCVVCHKEIAGYPSFRGHCYTSHVIKDRFKCEHCSKLFSKSLSLKEHIKVMHRFKCSSCNKEFTTKKELQLHQIIHNNTDMPPFKCQACDNQIDSLEGCKEHIDLHSASIYFCPVCNENISSRENAKEHMKKHFGEDNEDQSIIHKNFDKEESYIEQLGGISCKYCPLIYKDRVEFDAHFSCEHGNEDIVYTCNVCGKHFEKYSVFSDHSYNHFMKDRFCCDICHKTFNRLSLLVTHMSACQANMDANGKPFVCFQCGHRYATEMRLREHLRDAHAIHCIMCPEEGCQKIFSTPKDLITHQREHRTQQNWCRQCGLLFPTLKSCERHLDVHKKKLYICPVCNRNYSEKYLILKHVPQHFETVLHLCKVCGKVYNAKNRLIEHIKTHSETKSHKCTYCGKGFVKIGQLQQHLNVHTGSKPYKCPICSKTFASYPNWHKHLRRMHKVDGKKYKKCTENVPNIIDDSESDSTETLDEEESPTEIDINEINMSQSIIEVAPQLDGNLTNARLHVDISETYSFQEPDDSTMESDDIDRIIIEKELEIFEDTANLKNIVEFINVLPADIGTPAPAAPAAPVAPVVPAEYGPEFAEPDEHMLHIDPLLTIKHAGPGWEPLLTRVFPDVLESSRLSMMNADIF; this is encoded by the exons ATGGCTTCACTCACCCAAATGGACCCGGAGAGCTCAAGCTCAGCTTTATACCGGAGCCCTAAACCCACTACAATTGATTTAGTCGGTGGTATATACTGCCACATATGTCATATTACATATGCTAACAAAAAAGAGTATGATTCACATTACATTAAACATGAAACTGGAAGTAAAGATATAGTGTACACATGTGTGGTATGCCATAAGGAGATAGCTGGCTATCCGAGTTTCCGCGGCCACTGTTATACAAGCCATGTCATAAAAGATAGATTCAA GTGTGAACattgttcaaaattattttctaaatctttATCCCTCAAGGAACATATCAAAGTAATGCACAGATTCAAATGCTCATCATGTAATAAAGA ATTTACAACTAAAAAAGAGCTTCAATTGCATCAAATAATTCACAACAATACAGATATGCCACCTTTCAAATGCCAAGCTTGCGACAATCAAATTGATTCACTCGAAGGCTGTAAAGAACATATAGATTTGCACTCTGCTTCTATATACTTTTGTCCAGTTTGTAATGAGAATATATCAAGTCGAGAGAATGCTAAGGAGCATATGAAAAAACATTTTGGTGAAGACAATGAGGATCaatcaataatacataaaaattttgataaagaAGAAAGTTACATAGAACAGTTGGGCGGAATTTCATGTAAATACTGTCCCCTCATTTACAAGGATAGAGTTGAGTTTGACGCTCATTTCTCTTGCGAACACGGCAACGAAGACATAGTCTACACATGTAATGTCTGTGGGAAACATTTTGAAAAGTACTCAGTGTTCAGTGATCATTCGTATAACCATTTCATGAAGGATAGATTCTG CTGTGACATTTGCCATAAAACATTCAACCGCCTGTCCCTGCTGGTGACACACATGTCTGCCTGCCAAGCTAATATGGACGCAAATGGGAAGCCATTTGTGTGTTTCCAGTGCGGACACCGCTACGCCACCGAGATGCGGCTCCGCGAACATCTCCGAGACGCGCACGCTATCCATTGCATTATGTGTCCTGAGGAAGGCTGTCAGAAAAT atTTTCCACACCAAAAGATTTGATCACCCATCAACGTGAACACCGTACACAGCAGAACTGGTGTCGGCAGTGCGGTCTACTGTTCCCCACTCTGAAATCATGCGAACGTCACTTGGATGTTCACAAGAAAAAGCTCTATATCTGTCCGGTCTGCAATCGAAATTACAGCGAGAAATACCTTATCCTGAAACATGTCCCCCAACACTTTGAAACAGTTTTGCACCTCTGCAAAGTATGCGGAAAGGTCTATAACGCCAAGAATCGCCTCATCGAACATATAAAAACTCATTCTGAAACCAAAAGCCATAAGTGCACATATTGCGGAAAGGGTTTCGTGAAAATTGGTCAGTTGCAGCAGCATCTGAACGTCCACACCGGATCCAAGCCTTACAAGTGTCCAATATGTTCGAAAACATTCGCCAGCTATCCGAACTGGCACAAACATTTGCGCAGAATGCACAAAGTCGACGGTAAAAAGTACAAAAAGTGTACAGAAAACGTCCCGAATATAATCGACGACTCGGAATCGGACAGCACGGAGACCCTGGACGAGGAGGAGTCGCCCACAGAAATCGACATAAACGAAATCAATATGAGTCAATCGATCATAGAAGTCGCCCCGCAACTGGACGGCAACTTGACGAACGCTCGCCTGCACGTCGACATCTCCGAAACGTACTCGTTCCAGGAACCGGACGACAGCACCATGGAGTCGGACGACATCGATCGGATCATCATCGAGAAAGAACTGGAAATCTTCGAGGACACGGCGAATCTGAAAAACATCGTGGAGTTCATTAACGTGCTGCCGGCCGACATCGGCACCCCAGCGCCGGCGGCCCCGGCGGCCCCGGTGGCGCCGGTCGTGCCGGCCGAGTACGGGCCGGAGTTCGCGGAGCCGGACGAGCACATGCTGCACATCGACCCGCTGCTGACCATCAAGCACGCGGGGCCGGGCTGGGAGCCGCTGCTCACGCGCGTGTTCCCCGACGTGCTGGAGTCCAGCCGACTCTCGATGATGAACGCCGATATATTTTGA